A part of Magnetospirillum sp. ME-1 genomic DNA contains:
- the glpX gene encoding class II fructose-bisphosphatase, whose amino-acid sequence MTEQRQTGSVGVYELRRATEGAARAAYAWIGRGDKALADDAAVSAMQAELQSLSLDARMLVGEGPMDEIAMLYHGQRFGPQSGDPAWDLVVDPLEGTSFLAKGMTNAMAVVAMAPHGTLFDPGPARYMEKLAAPPAARGKIDPKAPVAERLKQLSEALNKPIEDMTVYVIEKPRHKALVNAIHNAGARVALYPAGDVAGALMAAIPNSGIDALMGTGGIPEGLLSAIAIRAMGGEFLGRIDPQLATEAAAVEDSGMDLTRWYRLDEMVRSDDVMFCATGITTGLMLEGVERTRDLEKTQTMMIGGAAGPRQMLTSWHRRA is encoded by the coding sequence ATGACCGAACAGCGACAGACCGGCAGTGTCGGAGTCTACGAACTGCGCCGCGCCACGGAAGGGGCGGCGCGGGCCGCCTATGCCTGGATCGGCCGCGGCGACAAGGCCCTGGCCGATGACGCCGCCGTGTCGGCCATGCAGGCCGAACTGCAGAGCCTGAGCCTGGACGCCCGCATGCTGGTGGGCGAAGGGCCCATGGACGAGATCGCCATGCTCTATCACGGCCAGCGCTTCGGGCCCCAGAGCGGCGATCCGGCCTGGGACCTGGTGGTGGACCCGCTGGAAGGCACCTCGTTCCTGGCCAAGGGCATGACCAACGCCATGGCGGTGGTGGCCATGGCCCCCCACGGCACCCTGTTCGACCCAGGCCCCGCCCGCTACATGGAAAAGCTGGCCGCCCCGCCCGCCGCAAGGGGCAAGATCGACCCCAAAGCCCCGGTGGCCGAACGCCTGAAGCAATTGTCCGAGGCGCTGAACAAGCCCATCGAGGACATGACCGTCTACGTCATCGAAAAGCCGCGCCACAAGGCGCTGGTCAACGCCATCCACAACGCCGGGGCGCGCGTCGCCCTCTATCCGGCGGGCGACGTGGCCGGCGCCCTGATGGCGGCCATTCCCAATTCCGGCATCGACGCCCTGATGGGCACCGGCGGCATTCCGGAAGGCCTGCTGTCGGCCATCGCCATCCGCGCCATGGGCGGCGAGTTCCTGGGCCGCATCGACCCCCAGCTGGCCACCGAGGCCGCCGCGGTCGAAGATTCCGGCATGGACCTTACCCGCTGGTACCGTCTCGACGAGATGGTGCGCTCCGACGACGTGATGTTCTGCGCCACCGGCATCACCACCGGCCTGATGCTGGAAGGCGTCGAACGCACCCGCGACTTGGAAAAGACCCAGACCATGATGATCGGCGGGGCCGCCGGGCCGCGCCAGATGCTGACCTCGTGGCACCGCCGCGCCTGA
- the tkt gene encoding transketolase: MTTHAAMANAIRFLTMDAIEKAKSGHPGMPMGMADVATVLFTRFMKYDAKAPKWADRDRFILSAGHGSMLLYALGHLTGFEDISDIEQIKNFRQMGYRTAGHPEFGHVAIAETTTGPLGQGIANAVGFALAEKLAAARHGKDIVDHFTYVIAGDGCLMEGISQEAISLAGVWNLSKLIVLWDDNHICIDGDTSVSTSDDQLARFQASNWDVCRVDGHDPEAIAQAIAAAQKSGQPSLIACKTTIGFGAPTKAGSEKTHGAPLGAEEIAGARAKLDWPHAPFEIPEGVLSAWRAAGARGATARAEWEKRFNAYGGKAEFERTNAGQLPEAWKQAVSDFKKKVSAEQPKWATRKASQEVLEALTPVIPEMIGGSADLTHSNLTITKATKPVSARDFSGRYIHYGVREHGMAAIMNGLSLHGGFIPYGGTFLIFANYLWPALRMSAMMDQRVLYVLTHDSIGLGEDGPTHQPIETLSALRATPNVLVFRPADPVETMEAYEAALENATGPSVFALSRQNLPTLRTTHTDENLTAKGAYVISDAKGKRQVTLIATGSEVSLAIEAQKLLAESGIAAAVVSMPCWELFERQPKEYRSSVLGEGTVRVAVEALGTFGWERWTGENGAVIGMNGFGASAPAEKLYEHFGITARAVADAAQARL; the protein is encoded by the coding sequence ATGACCACCCACGCCGCTATGGCAAACGCCATCCGCTTCCTGACCATGGACGCCATCGAGAAGGCCAAGTCCGGCCATCCCGGCATGCCCATGGGCATGGCCGACGTGGCCACCGTGCTGTTCACCCGCTTCATGAAGTACGACGCCAAGGCCCCCAAATGGGCCGACCGCGACCGCTTCATTCTGTCGGCGGGCCACGGCTCCATGCTGCTTTACGCGCTGGGCCACCTCACCGGCTTCGAGGATATTTCCGACATCGAGCAGATCAAGAACTTCCGCCAGATGGGCTACCGCACCGCCGGCCATCCGGAATTCGGCCACGTCGCCATCGCCGAGACCACCACCGGTCCGCTGGGCCAGGGCATCGCCAACGCCGTGGGCTTCGCCCTGGCCGAGAAGCTGGCCGCCGCCCGCCACGGCAAGGATATCGTCGATCACTTCACCTACGTCATCGCCGGCGACGGCTGCCTGATGGAAGGCATCAGCCAGGAGGCCATCTCGCTGGCCGGCGTGTGGAACCTCTCCAAGCTGATCGTGCTGTGGGACGACAACCACATCTGCATCGACGGCGACACCTCGGTGTCCACCTCCGACGACCAGCTGGCCCGCTTCCAGGCCTCCAACTGGGACGTCTGCCGCGTGGACGGCCATGACCCGGAAGCCATCGCCCAGGCCATCGCGGCGGCGCAAAAGTCCGGCCAGCCCAGCCTGATCGCCTGCAAGACCACCATCGGCTTCGGTGCCCCCACCAAGGCGGGCAGCGAGAAGACCCACGGCGCCCCCCTGGGGGCCGAGGAGATCGCCGGGGCACGCGCCAAGCTCGACTGGCCGCACGCGCCCTTCGAGATCCCCGAGGGCGTGCTCTCCGCCTGGCGCGCCGCCGGCGCCCGGGGTGCCACCGCCCGCGCCGAGTGGGAGAAGCGCTTCAACGCCTATGGGGGCAAGGCCGAATTCGAGCGCACCAATGCCGGCCAGTTGCCGGAAGCCTGGAAGCAGGCGGTCTCCGACTTCAAGAAGAAGGTTTCGGCCGAGCAGCCCAAATGGGCGACCCGCAAGGCCAGCCAGGAAGTGCTCGAAGCGCTGACCCCGGTGATCCCCGAGATGATCGGCGGCTCGGCCGACCTCACCCACTCCAACCTCACCATCACCAAGGCCACCAAGCCGGTCAGCGCCCGCGACTTCTCGGGCCGCTACATTCATTACGGCGTGCGCGAGCACGGCATGGCCGCCATCATGAACGGCCTGTCGCTGCACGGGGGCTTCATCCCCTATGGCGGCACCTTCCTGATCTTCGCCAACTACCTGTGGCCGGCGCTGCGCATGAGCGCCATGATGGACCAGCGGGTGCTCTACGTGCTGACCCACGATTCCATCGGCCTGGGCGAGGACGGCCCCACCCACCAGCCCATCGAGACCCTGTCGGCGCTGCGCGCCACCCCCAACGTGCTGGTGTTCCGCCCCGCCGATCCGGTGGAGACCATGGAGGCCTACGAGGCCGCCCTGGAAAACGCCACCGGCCCCTCGGTCTTCGCCCTGTCGCGCCAGAACCTGCCGACACTGCGTACCACCCACACCGACGAGAACCTGACCGCCAAGGGCGCCTATGTGATCTCGGACGCCAAGGGCAAGCGCCAGGTCACCCTGATCGCCACCGGCTCGGAAGTCAGTCTGGCCATCGAGGCGCAGAAGCTGCTGGCCGAATCGGGCATCGCGGCCGCCGTGGTGTCCATGCCCTGCTGGGAACTGTTCGAACGTCAGCCGAAGGAGTATCGTTCTTCTGTGCTGGGTGAGGGAACCGTGCGGGTCGCCGTCGAGGCGCTGGGCACCTTCGGGTGGGAGCGCTGGACCGGCGAAAACGGCGCCGTCATCGGCATGAACGGCTTCGGAGCCTCGGCGCCCGCCGAGAAACTCTACGAGCATTTCGGCATTACCGCGCGTGCGGTGGCCGACGCCGCCCAGGCTCGCCTCTAA